A region of Dioscorea cayenensis subsp. rotundata cultivar TDr96_F1 chromosome 5, TDr96_F1_v2_PseudoChromosome.rev07_lg8_w22 25.fasta, whole genome shotgun sequence DNA encodes the following proteins:
- the LOC120259856 gene encoding agamous-like MADS-box protein MADS4 — protein sequence MGRGRVELKRIENKINRQVTFAKRRNGLLKKAYELSVLCDAEVALIVFSNRGKLYEFCSSSSMMKTLERYQKCNYGAPETNIVTRETQSSQQEYLKLKARVEALQRSQRNLLGEDLGPLSSKELEQLERQLDVSLKQIRSTRTQFMLDQLADLQRREQMLCEANKSLKRRLDESNQASHQQQVWEANAQAVEYARQASQNQGDGFFHPLDCEPTLQIGYHPDQITIAAAPGPSVSTYMPGWLA from the exons ATGGGGAGGGGAAGAGTGGAGCTTAAGAGGATTGAGAACAAGATCAACAGGCAGGTGACATTCGCCAAGCGTCGCAATGGACTGCTCAAGAAGGCATATGAGCTCTCTGTGCTCTGTGATGCTGAGGTCGCCCTCATCGTCTTCTCCAACCGTGGCAAGCTCTATGAATTTTGCAGTTCTTCTAG TATGATGAAGACACTTGAAAGGTATCAAAAGTGCAATTATGGGGCACCAGAAACAAATATAGTCACAAGGGAGACTCAG AGCAGTCAGCAGGAGTACTTGAAACTGAAAGCAAGAGTTGAAGCACTGCAAAGATCACAAAg GAACCTCCTTGGAGAAGACCTGGGGCCACTGAGCAGCAAAGAGCTTGAACAACTTGAACGCCAGCTTGATGTATCACTGAAACAAATAAGATCCACCAGG ACTCAGTTCATGCTTGATCAGCTTGCTGATCTTCAAAGAAGG GAACAAATGCTATGTGAGGCAAATAAAAGCCTGAAGAGAAGG TTGGATGAAAGCAATCAGGCTAGCCATCAGCAGCAAGTTTGGGAAGCCAATGCTCAAGCAGTAGAATATGCAAGACAAGCTTCTCAAAATCAGGGTGATGGTTTCTTCCATCCTTTAGACTGTGAACCTACTCTTCAAATTGG GTATCATCCTGATCAAATAACAATTGCAGCAGCACCAGGGCCAAGTGTGAGTACTTACATGCCTGGATGGCTTGCTTAG
- the LOC120259857 gene encoding uncharacterized protein LOC120259857 isoform X4: protein MVSEMRAGGEDQKVFYELCALLFSVIKSPPGAVSVSTPAPRAARVGGPRRSQVTPAAFASLLLGVSLALMLCGSVTFVIGFILMPWVLGMLMVFYFVGIVSSLSGIGRAILCPSTPTPKDVQG, encoded by the exons ATGGTTTCCGAAATGCGCGCCGGCGGCGAGGACCAGAAGGTCTTCTACGAGCTCTGCGCGCTTCTTTTCAGCGTCATTAAGTCTCCGCCCGGCGCCGTCTCGGTGTCTACGCCTGCGCCTCGGGCGGCCAGGGTTGGGGGCCCTAGGAGATCGCAGGTGACCCCGGCGGCGTTTGCGTCGCTGCTGCTTGGGGTTTCGCTTGCGTTGATGCTCTGCGGATCTGTTACGTTTGTGATTGGTTTCATTTTGATGCCTTGGGTGCTTGGAATGCTGATGGTGTTCTACTTTGTTGGAATTGTTTCCAGCCTTTCGGGAATTGGGAGGGCGATCCTTTGCCCCTCGACGCCGACTCCTAAGGACGTGCAAG GTTGA
- the LOC120259857 gene encoding uncharacterized protein LOC120259857 isoform X1 — MVSEMRAGGEDQKVFYELCALLFSVIKSPPGAVSVSTPAPRAARVGGPRRSQVTPAAFASLLLGVSLALMLCGSVTFVIGFILMPWVLGMLMVFYFVGIVSSLSGIGRAILCPSTPTPKDVQAGQPLFSKLPIF, encoded by the exons ATGGTTTCCGAAATGCGCGCCGGCGGCGAGGACCAGAAGGTCTTCTACGAGCTCTGCGCGCTTCTTTTCAGCGTCATTAAGTCTCCGCCCGGCGCCGTCTCGGTGTCTACGCCTGCGCCTCGGGCGGCCAGGGTTGGGGGCCCTAGGAGATCGCAGGTGACCCCGGCGGCGTTTGCGTCGCTGCTGCTTGGGGTTTCGCTTGCGTTGATGCTCTGCGGATCTGTTACGTTTGTGATTGGTTTCATTTTGATGCCTTGGGTGCTTGGAATGCTGATGGTGTTCTACTTTGTTGGAATTGTTTCCAGCCTTTCGGGAATTGGGAGGGCGATCCTTTGCCCCTCGACGCCGACTCCTAAGGACGTGCAAG CAGGGCAGCCGCTCTTCTCCAAACTTCCCATATTTTAG
- the LOC120259857 gene encoding uncharacterized protein LOC120259857 isoform X3 gives MVSEMRAGGEDQKVFYELCALLFSVIKSPPGAVSVSTPAPRAARVGGPRRSQVTPAAFASLLLGVSLALMLCGSVTFVIGFILMPWVLGMLMVFYFVGIVSSLSGIGRAILCPSTPTPKDVQDKRRAMIR, from the exons ATGGTTTCCGAAATGCGCGCCGGCGGCGAGGACCAGAAGGTCTTCTACGAGCTCTGCGCGCTTCTTTTCAGCGTCATTAAGTCTCCGCCCGGCGCCGTCTCGGTGTCTACGCCTGCGCCTCGGGCGGCCAGGGTTGGGGGCCCTAGGAGATCGCAGGTGACCCCGGCGGCGTTTGCGTCGCTGCTGCTTGGGGTTTCGCTTGCGTTGATGCTCTGCGGATCTGTTACGTTTGTGATTGGTTTCATTTTGATGCCTTGGGTGCTTGGAATGCTGATGGTGTTCTACTTTGTTGGAATTGTTTCCAGCCTTTCGGGAATTGGGAGGGCGATCCTTTGCCCCTCGACGCCGACTCCTAAGGACGTGCAAG ACAAGAGAAGGGCCATGATAAGGTAA
- the LOC120259857 gene encoding uncharacterized protein LOC120259857 isoform X2: MVSEMRAGGEDQKVFYELCALLFSVIKSPPGAVSVSTPAPRAARVGGPRRSQVTPAAFASLLLGVSLALMLCGSVTFVIGFILMPWVLGMLMVFYFVGIVSSLSGIGRAILCPSTPTPKDVQGQPLFSKLPIF, from the exons ATGGTTTCCGAAATGCGCGCCGGCGGCGAGGACCAGAAGGTCTTCTACGAGCTCTGCGCGCTTCTTTTCAGCGTCATTAAGTCTCCGCCCGGCGCCGTCTCGGTGTCTACGCCTGCGCCTCGGGCGGCCAGGGTTGGGGGCCCTAGGAGATCGCAGGTGACCCCGGCGGCGTTTGCGTCGCTGCTGCTTGGGGTTTCGCTTGCGTTGATGCTCTGCGGATCTGTTACGTTTGTGATTGGTTTCATTTTGATGCCTTGGGTGCTTGGAATGCTGATGGTGTTCTACTTTGTTGGAATTGTTTCCAGCCTTTCGGGAATTGGGAGGGCGATCCTTTGCCCCTCGACGCCGACTCCTAAGGACGTGCAAG GGCAGCCGCTCTTCTCCAAACTTCCCATATTTTAG
- the LOC120259858 gene encoding uncharacterized protein LOC120259858 translates to MADWGPVVIAVVLFVLLTPGLLFQLPGNGRLVEFGNFQTSGISILVHTIIYFGLITIFLIAIGVHIYTG, encoded by the coding sequence ATGGCGGATTGGGGGCCGGTGGTGATAGCGGTGGTGCTGTTCGTGTTGCTGACGCCGGGATTGCTGTTCCAGCTGCCGGGGAATGGGAGGTTGGTGGAGTTCGGCAACTTCCAGACGAGTGGGATCTCCATACTGGTCCACACCATCATCTACTTCGGTCTGATCACCATCTTCCTCATCGCCATTGGAGTCCATATCTATACTGGctaa
- the LOC120262086 gene encoding uncharacterized protein LOC120262086, translating into MSQDWGPVIIAVVLFILLSPGLLFQLPARSRVVEFGNMNTSGLSILVHSIIFFAILTILVIAVGVHIHTG; encoded by the coding sequence ATGTCACAGGACTGGGGACCGGTGATCATCGCAGTGGTTCTCTTCATCTTGTTATCTCCGGGGCTCTTATTTCAGCTTCCGGCGAGGTCTAGGGTTGTAGAGTTTGGGAATATGAACACAAGTGGGTTATCCATTCTTGTTCATAGTATTATCTTCTTTGCTATTCTCACCATTCTTGTCATTGCTGTTGGAGTGCATATTCATACaggatga
- the LOC120262419 gene encoding uncharacterized protein LOC120262419 encodes MSDWGPAVLFILLSPGLMFQLSGKSKVMEFGNFQTSGISILVHAVIFFALIVIFLLAVGVHLYIGT; translated from the coding sequence ATGTCTGATTGGGGGCCAGCTGTGCTGTTCATCCTCTTATCTCCAGGACTTATGTTTCAATTGTCAGGGAAAAGTAAAGTGATGGAGTTTGGGAACTTTCAGACCAGTGGCATCTCCATACTGGTCCATGCAGTCATCTTCTTTGCTCTCATTGTCATCTTTCTTCTTGCAGTTGGTGTCCACTTGTACATTGGCACTTAG